From Pseudarthrobacter equi, a single genomic window includes:
- a CDS encoding acyltransferase family protein — translation MTGQVLFRTRSELRRKESVNATRKDIQALRALAVMLVVLNHLWPVRLPGGYVGVDVFFVISGYLISKHLLGELERSDRINLGQFYARRIRRLLPAATLVGVISLLAAWVLLPFSRWVAIAQETMASVLYVENWVLAAKSVDYSAHNEAASTVQHYWSLSVEEQFYLVWPLLMLGLFTAAVRFRLRRRALLALGVALASVIALVFCIWFTYTNKSPAYFVTPARVWEFGAGALLAIGGAHAVGALRLRLPSYHLALSGTAQWLGYGLIAFSALTFNEQTFFPGFAAAVPVLGTVLVIASGPNSPFWSPNQVLAARPIQFVGDLSYSLYLWHWPLIVLAPAILSRPLGTLDKIGILALAIGLSYASKKLVEDPGRTKLLKGAKPLRVVLVMAAAMATVCALCGGLLLSFGKAQEAETAKLQNLSGDPCYGARSLDPKNNCGDPFGPARVANVGPNEAPRFDAPECHPAADPIVFEDQKLLTECDFTGGAPASATVWLIGDSHAEQWKSALYELARLHKWKLKESMVGGCPFVDVKRVAFMGEPADDARSQKRCLEWSKQVTDRIVQEKPGMVFASSFGAGETIDDGTGRPQLEQYSDAVAKRFLAWTGAGSRVFVFRDPPLTLRHSSPDCVALNQQQPINCANPRTEALVPDPIASAAVGMGKPSVKVLDMSDQFCDDQTCYAVIGGLQVYADFDHASRSYIHSLMPVVAQRFNEARQ, via the coding sequence GTGACCGGACAGGTCTTGTTCCGAACGCGGTCGGAACTGCGACGGAAAGAATCGGTCAACGCGACCCGCAAGGACATCCAGGCCCTTCGGGCCCTGGCAGTCATGCTCGTGGTCCTCAACCACTTGTGGCCCGTCCGGCTTCCAGGCGGGTACGTCGGCGTCGACGTATTCTTCGTGATCTCGGGCTACCTGATCTCCAAGCACCTGCTCGGCGAGCTGGAACGGTCAGACCGCATCAACCTTGGTCAGTTCTATGCCCGGCGGATCAGGCGGCTCCTTCCGGCAGCAACTCTTGTGGGCGTCATCTCCCTCCTGGCCGCCTGGGTGCTCCTTCCGTTCTCGCGCTGGGTGGCCATAGCCCAGGAGACCATGGCATCGGTCCTGTATGTCGAAAACTGGGTTCTGGCCGCCAAATCCGTGGACTATTCAGCGCACAACGAAGCCGCGTCCACAGTGCAGCATTATTGGTCGCTCTCCGTCGAGGAACAGTTTTACCTGGTCTGGCCGCTGCTTATGCTCGGACTGTTTACGGCCGCGGTCAGGTTCCGGCTCCGCCGGCGGGCGCTACTGGCCCTGGGGGTCGCGCTTGCCAGCGTCATCGCGCTGGTGTTTTGCATCTGGTTTACATACACCAACAAGAGCCCGGCCTACTTTGTCACGCCGGCCCGCGTCTGGGAGTTCGGCGCCGGGGCCCTGTTAGCCATTGGGGGCGCCCACGCTGTGGGAGCTCTGCGCCTGCGGCTGCCCTCCTACCACCTGGCCCTCTCCGGAACAGCGCAGTGGCTGGGGTACGGCCTGATCGCGTTCTCCGCCCTGACGTTTAATGAGCAGACGTTTTTTCCCGGCTTCGCTGCCGCGGTTCCCGTCCTCGGCACTGTACTGGTGATTGCGTCGGGGCCGAACAGCCCCTTCTGGTCGCCCAACCAGGTCCTTGCCGCAAGGCCTATCCAGTTTGTGGGCGACCTGTCCTACTCGCTCTACCTGTGGCACTGGCCGCTCATCGTCCTGGCGCCGGCCATCCTGAGCCGCCCGCTCGGCACCTTGGACAAGATCGGCATCCTGGCACTGGCCATCGGGCTTTCCTACGCCTCGAAGAAACTCGTTGAAGACCCGGGCCGCACCAAGCTCCTGAAGGGGGCCAAACCGCTCCGCGTCGTGCTGGTCATGGCGGCCGCCATGGCCACCGTCTGTGCCTTGTGCGGGGGCCTTCTGCTGAGTTTCGGAAAAGCGCAGGAGGCAGAGACAGCCAAGCTGCAGAATCTTTCCGGGGACCCCTGCTACGGCGCCCGCAGCCTGGACCCGAAAAACAACTGCGGTGATCCCTTTGGCCCTGCCCGGGTTGCCAACGTGGGCCCGAACGAGGCACCGCGCTTTGACGCCCCGGAATGCCACCCGGCCGCAGACCCCATCGTTTTTGAGGACCAGAAACTCCTGACGGAATGCGATTTCACCGGCGGCGCTCCGGCCTCCGCAACTGTTTGGCTGATCGGCGACTCGCACGCGGAGCAGTGGAAAAGCGCCCTGTATGAACTGGCCCGGCTGCACAAGTGGAAGCTGAAAGAGTCCATGGTGGGCGGGTGTCCGTTCGTCGATGTAAAGCGGGTCGCTTTCATGGGCGAACCCGCGGATGACGCACGCTCCCAGAAACGGTGCCTGGAATGGAGCAAGCAGGTGACGGACAGGATCGTCCAGGAAAAACCCGGCATGGTCTTCGCGTCCTCCTTCGGCGCCGGCGAGACGATCGACGACGGCACGGGCCGCCCCCAGTTGGAGCAGTACAGCGACGCCGTCGCCAAGCGGTTCCTCGCCTGGACGGGGGCGGGGTCCCGCGTCTTCGTCTTCCGCGATCCCCCCTTGACCCTGCGCCACAGCAGCCCGGACTGCGTGGCGCTCAACCAGCAACAGCCCATCAACTGCGCGAACCCCCGTACCGAGGCCCTGGTGCCGGACCCGATTGCGAGTGCAGCCGTTGGCATGGGCAAGCCATCGGTGAAGGTGCTCGACATGTCGGACCAGTTCTGCGACGACCAGACCTGCTACGCGGTCATCGGCGGCCTGCAGGTCTACGCCGATTTCGACCACGCCTCACGGAGCTACATCCACTCGCTGATGCCCGTGGTGGCGCAGCGGTTCAACGAGGCCCGGCAATAA
- the smpB gene encoding SsrA-binding protein SmpB, with amino-acid sequence MPKESGRKVVATNRKARHDYHVLDTYEAGIALMGTEVKSLREGHASMVDGFCTFYNDELWMEAIHIPEYNQGSWTNHAARRRRKLLLHREELIKISRKVQEAGYTIVPLQLYFVDGRAKVEIGVARGKREYDKRQTLREQQDNREAQREMRERNRRRG; translated from the coding sequence GTGCCCAAAGAAAGTGGCCGTAAGGTGGTGGCCACCAACCGCAAGGCCCGGCATGATTACCACGTGCTGGATACCTATGAGGCCGGTATTGCGCTGATGGGCACCGAAGTGAAATCCCTTCGAGAGGGGCACGCGTCCATGGTGGACGGGTTCTGTACCTTCTATAACGACGAACTGTGGATGGAAGCCATCCACATTCCGGAGTACAACCAGGGCAGTTGGACCAACCACGCTGCCCGGCGCCGCCGTAAGCTGCTCCTGCACCGCGAAGAGCTCATCAAGATCTCCCGCAAGGTCCAGGAGGCCGGCTACACCATCGTGCCGCTGCAGCTCTACTTTGTGGATGGCCGCGCGAAGGTTGAAATAGGCGTAGCCCGCGGTAAGCGCGAGTACGACAAACGCCAGACACTCCGCGAACAACAGGACAACCGCGAAGCCCAGCGCGAGATGCGGGAACGCAACAGGCGGCGCGGCTGA
- a CDS encoding M23 family metallopeptidase, producing MNVTSENPVRLRPRRHAARRSALLSGVLAVVLASGLASSTPPAFADELEDKQAALQAEAQRVQQSLEFVDSRIAKAAGDLVLYQGQLPGAQQALLEAQGRVASAVKEVEALSARVDMAQQNKAKITQQLETDKQKIADTKKLIGQIATQAYKSGGVPSNLSLFFGSNNGGSLTDTMDLADQAMRSQNAAMDKLSQQNATNVNSEARLQAVEAEIKDLKAKADAALEREKAARDEAAAKKAQVDQLIADTTRLDAELQAAKPGIQAQLAGVQASQNQVANEIAERDRRAREAWEAEQRRLAEAAAAAAAAAAAAANRPAPPVQPYVPPAAGSPSAFGLRHPFDGSIPITSGFGWRTTPPGTIDFYGQGGYVHTGIDFGAACGTPVYAAAAGEVFSSGWNSADGGGWRVKLDHGVVQGNSLTTIYYHNSSIVVSNGQRVSQGQLIAYSGSTGNSTGCHAHFETWLNGAAVDPMGLL from the coding sequence ATGAACGTAACGTCAGAAAATCCCGTGCGCCTGCGACCGAGGCGTCATGCAGCGCGCCGCTCGGCGCTCCTGAGCGGGGTACTCGCCGTCGTCCTCGCTTCCGGGCTTGCCTCGTCCACACCGCCGGCATTCGCCGATGAGCTGGAAGACAAGCAGGCCGCGCTCCAGGCCGAAGCACAACGCGTCCAGCAGTCTTTGGAGTTCGTTGACTCGCGGATTGCCAAGGCCGCCGGCGACCTGGTCCTGTACCAGGGCCAACTGCCCGGCGCCCAGCAGGCGCTGCTCGAAGCGCAGGGGCGCGTGGCCAGCGCCGTCAAGGAAGTCGAGGCACTGTCCGCCCGCGTTGACATGGCCCAGCAGAACAAGGCGAAAATCACACAGCAGCTGGAAACGGACAAGCAGAAGATCGCCGACACCAAGAAACTGATCGGCCAGATCGCCACGCAGGCATACAAGTCCGGCGGTGTCCCCTCCAACCTCTCGCTGTTCTTCGGTTCGAACAACGGCGGCAGCCTCACCGACACCATGGACCTTGCTGATCAGGCCATGCGCAGCCAGAACGCCGCCATGGACAAGTTGAGCCAGCAGAACGCCACCAACGTCAACTCCGAGGCACGCCTCCAGGCCGTGGAAGCGGAAATCAAGGACCTAAAGGCCAAGGCCGACGCCGCCCTTGAGCGTGAGAAGGCGGCCCGCGACGAAGCCGCAGCCAAGAAAGCCCAGGTTGACCAGCTGATCGCAGACACGACGCGCCTCGACGCTGAGCTGCAGGCCGCCAAGCCGGGAATCCAGGCCCAGCTCGCCGGGGTCCAGGCAAGCCAGAACCAGGTGGCCAACGAGATCGCCGAGCGCGATCGCAGGGCACGGGAGGCATGGGAAGCTGAGCAGCGCCGGCTGGCCGAAGCAGCTGCTGCGGCTGCCGCCGCCGCGGCCGCGGCAGCGAACCGCCCGGCACCGCCGGTCCAGCCGTATGTGCCCCCTGCTGCCGGATCGCCGTCGGCCTTCGGCCTCCGCCATCCGTTCGACGGCAGCATTCCCATCACGTCCGGTTTTGGTTGGCGGACCACTCCGCCAGGGACCATCGATTTCTACGGCCAGGGCGGCTATGTCCACACTGGTATCGATTTCGGTGCCGCCTGCGGTACCCCGGTGTACGCCGCAGCAGCCGGTGAAGTCTTCAGCTCCGGCTGGAACTCCGCTGACGGCGGCGGCTGGCGGGTGAAGCTGGACCATGGGGTGGTGCAGGGCAACTCGCTGACCACCATTTACTACCACAACTCCAGCATCGTGGTGTCGAATGGGCAGCGGGTCTCGCAGGGCCAGCTCATCGCCTACTCCGGCAGTACGGGCAACTCCACAGGTTGCCACGCCCACTTCGAAACCTGGCTGAACGGTGCCGCCGTCGACCCGATGGGCCTGCTCTAG
- the ftsX gene encoding permease-like cell division protein FtsX, with amino-acid sequence MRLAFILSEIGSGLRRNLSMVVSVILVTFVSLTFVGAAGMLQMQINQMKGYWYDKVQVAVFLCSDGSTATGCAGGSVTPEQQDSLNTLLESPAVAQYINDFQFESKEDAYKHFKDQFSNSPIVDSVTPDQLPASFRINMKDPEKYEIISETFSSQPGVETVIDQRQLLERLFSVMNGASLVAVGIAGVMIVCAILLIATTIRLSAFSRRRETGIMRLVGASKTVIQLPFILEGVIAAVIGAALASATLWAVAHFFLGEYMSKQYPDTAFISSGQTLILVPALLILGGSLAGISSLLTLRRYLRV; translated from the coding sequence ATGAGGCTCGCATTCATCCTTTCCGAAATCGGTAGCGGCCTGCGCCGCAACCTTTCGATGGTGGTCTCGGTCATCCTGGTCACGTTCGTCTCGCTGACGTTCGTGGGTGCGGCTGGAATGCTGCAGATGCAGATCAACCAGATGAAGGGCTACTGGTATGACAAAGTCCAGGTAGCCGTCTTCCTTTGCAGCGACGGCTCGACGGCCACCGGCTGTGCGGGCGGTTCGGTCACCCCGGAGCAGCAGGACAGCCTCAATACCCTGCTCGAGTCCCCGGCTGTGGCCCAATACATCAACGACTTCCAGTTCGAGTCCAAGGAAGATGCCTACAAGCACTTCAAGGACCAGTTCTCGAACTCACCGATTGTCGATTCCGTAACCCCGGACCAGTTGCCGGCTTCCTTCCGGATCAACATGAAGGACCCGGAAAAGTACGAAATCATCAGTGAAACCTTCAGCTCCCAGCCCGGAGTGGAAACCGTGATCGACCAGCGTCAGCTGCTGGAGCGGCTTTTCTCGGTGATGAACGGGGCTTCCCTCGTTGCGGTGGGCATCGCGGGTGTCATGATCGTGTGTGCCATCCTGCTCATCGCCACCACCATCCGGCTTTCGGCTTTCAGCCGCAGGCGGGAAACCGGAATCATGCGCCTGGTGGGCGCCTCGAAGACCGTCATCCAGTTGCCCTTCATCCTCGAAGGCGTCATAGCAGCGGTGATCGGTGCAGCCCTTGCCTCGGCAACGCTGTGGGCCGTGGCCCACTTCTTCCTGGGGGAGTACATGTCCAAGCAGTATCCGGACACCGCGTTCATTTCCTCGGGCCAGACACTGATCCTGGTGCCTGCACTGCTGATCCTTGGCGGATCCTTGGCTGGAATTTCGTCCCTCTTGACCCTTCGCAGATATTTGCGCGTTTAG
- the ftsE gene encoding cell division ATP-binding protein FtsE, translating into MIRFENVTKVYDQKARPALDSINLEIDRGEFAFLVGASGSGKSTFLRLVLKEDRATSGAVYVAGQNVAKISSWRVPRLRRGIGVVFQDFRLLPQKNVFANVAFAMQVIGKSRSVIRDTVPEVLKTVGLEGKEHRMPHELSGGEQQRVAIARAVVNRPGILLADEPTGNLDPTTSMGIMGVLDKINQNGTTVVMATHDDDIVNEMRKRVVELKNGVVIRDEAKALYTSMIPVIGQSRRLKDASGRDEPDARPADEGSEGEAQR; encoded by the coding sequence ATGATCCGATTCGAAAATGTCACCAAGGTCTACGACCAGAAGGCCCGGCCGGCGCTGGACTCCATCAACCTTGAGATCGACCGCGGCGAATTCGCGTTCCTCGTCGGAGCATCAGGCTCCGGAAAATCAACATTCCTGCGGCTCGTGCTCAAAGAGGACCGCGCCACCTCGGGCGCCGTCTACGTGGCCGGCCAGAACGTCGCGAAGATCTCGAGCTGGCGGGTGCCCCGCCTCCGCCGCGGCATTGGCGTCGTCTTCCAGGATTTCCGCCTCCTGCCTCAAAAAAACGTCTTCGCCAACGTGGCTTTCGCCATGCAGGTCATCGGCAAGAGCCGCAGCGTCATCCGCGACACCGTCCCCGAGGTCCTGAAGACCGTGGGGCTCGAAGGCAAGGAGCACCGGATGCCTCACGAGCTCTCCGGCGGTGAGCAGCAGCGTGTAGCCATTGCCCGGGCAGTCGTGAACCGCCCCGGCATCCTCCTCGCTGACGAACCGACCGGAAACCTGGACCCCACCACCTCCATGGGCATCATGGGAGTGCTGGACAAGATCAACCAGAATGGCACCACGGTGGTCATGGCCACCCACGACGACGATATCGTCAACGAAATGCGCAAACGGGTGGTGGAGCTCAAGAACGGCGTGGTGATCCGCGACGAGGCCAAGGCTCTTTACACCTCGATGATTCCGGTCATCGGGCAGTCCCGCAGGCTCAAGGACGCCAGCGGCAGGGACGAACCCGACGCGCGCCCGGCGGACGAAGGCAGCGAAGGTGAGGCGCAGCGATGA